A single window of Gemmatimonadota bacterium DNA harbors:
- a CDS encoding type III pantothenate kinase translates to MLLTVDIGNTNVVLGLFGGGEEPLAVLRAPTIRDATPGQLGVLVDGLCEKMPDGEASVSRTILCSVVPDLSRAFCEYVRTALAQEPVVVSAETDLGIPVRVDDPREVGADRIVNALAAREAVGSPAIVVDLGTATTFDCLDNKGAYIGGVIAPGVETSAEDLIRRAARLCRVDLRFPSRVIGTNTRDCVQSGILHGAAKMIDGMVEAIRAEMREPAATVLATGGLAPVLAPRCGT, encoded by the coding sequence ATGCTCCTGACCGTGGACATCGGGAATACGAATGTGGTGCTGGGTCTCTTCGGCGGCGGGGAAGAGCCGCTGGCTGTCCTGCGCGCACCGACCATCCGCGACGCGACTCCCGGGCAACTGGGTGTGCTCGTGGACGGTCTGTGCGAGAAGATGCCGGATGGAGAAGCATCCGTCTCGCGGACGATCCTCTGCTCGGTGGTCCCGGATCTGTCGAGGGCGTTTTGCGAGTATGTCCGGACGGCGCTCGCACAGGAGCCGGTGGTTGTCTCGGCGGAAACGGACCTCGGGATTCCCGTACGCGTAGACGATCCGCGCGAAGTCGGCGCGGATCGCATCGTCAACGCGCTGGCCGCACGGGAGGCCGTGGGTTCGCCCGCGATCGTCGTGGACCTCGGCACGGCCACGACCTTCGACTGTCTCGACAACAAGGGTGCCTACATCGGCGGCGTCATCGCGCCCGGCGTGGAGACTTCCGCGGAGGATCTCATCCGACGGGCGGCGCGCCTCTGCCGGGTGGACCTTCGTTTTCCCTCCCGTGTGATTGGAACCAACACTCGGGATTGCGTGCAGTCGGGCATCCTCCACGGGGCGGCGAAGATGATCGACGGAATGGTGGAGGCGATCCGTGCGGAAATGCGTGAACCCGCGGCCACCGTTCTGGCGACGGGAGGGCTGGCCCCGGTGCTGGCACCCCGCTGCGGCACGC
- a CDS encoding biotin--[acetyl-CoA-carboxylase] ligase → MTGTPPADILAEEARLLRLLADSDGEVSVARAAPRDSCAPFAEALGGLAEAGLVAIGADARLRPGMRGSMLVASEVEEALGECRFGRTLEIRATVDSTNAALLARDPADTPVGATLVAEHQSAGRGRRGRSFDSRPGLGIWASVVLPPPSDSRRAPRLSLVAALAVARALESEAGVPARIKWPNDVRMDGRKVCGLLVEGRTAGGTLFPVVGFGVNVHHRPADFPSGLASPASSLEMATGRSLPRSRILAAVLRELARAVDAEEAGELDLPAWFSRRDDLPGRSVVVEEGGSVLRGRSLGIDETGSLLLETGTEGIVAVANGDVSLKEEAGCS, encoded by the coding sequence GTGACCGGCACTCCTCCCGCGGACATTCTGGCCGAGGAGGCACGCCTTCTTCGCCTGCTGGCTGACTCCGACGGAGAGGTCTCCGTGGCTCGCGCCGCGCCGCGAGACTCCTGTGCACCCTTCGCGGAAGCGCTGGGCGGGCTGGCGGAAGCCGGGCTGGTTGCGATCGGTGCGGACGCACGCCTTCGCCCGGGGATGCGCGGCTCCATGCTGGTGGCGTCAGAGGTGGAGGAGGCGCTCGGGGAGTGCCGTTTCGGGCGCACGCTGGAGATTCGGGCTACGGTGGACTCCACCAACGCCGCGCTCCTTGCGCGTGACCCCGCGGATACCCCCGTCGGGGCCACGCTTGTCGCGGAACACCAGAGCGCCGGGCGCGGGCGGCGCGGCCGCTCCTTCGACTCCCGTCCCGGGCTCGGGATCTGGGCGTCTGTCGTCCTGCCGCCTCCCTCCGATTCCCGGCGCGCGCCGCGCCTCTCGCTGGTGGCTGCACTGGCCGTGGCGCGGGCGCTGGAGTCCGAAGCGGGAGTCCCGGCGCGCATCAAGTGGCCCAATGATGTGCGCATGGATGGACGGAAGGTCTGCGGGCTTCTCGTGGAGGGGCGCACAGCCGGGGGGACGCTCTTTCCGGTGGTGGGGTTCGGCGTGAATGTGCACCATCGCCCTGCGGACTTTCCGTCGGGGTTGGCCTCCCCGGCATCTTCGCTGGAGATGGCGACGGGCCGGTCGCTTCCGAGGAGTCGGATTCTGGCCGCCGTGCTTCGCGAACTGGCGCGGGCGGTGGATGCCGAGGAGGCGGGCGAACTGGACCTCCCGGCGTGGTTTTCCAGACGGGACGACCTCCCCGGCCGCTCCGTCGTGGTGGAAGAGGGGGGGAGCGTCCTCCGGGGGAGGTCGCTGGGCATCGACGAGACGGGATCGCTTCTTCTGGAGACCGGAACGGAGGGAATCGTGGCCGTGGCGAATGGAGATGTCAGCCTGAAGGAGGAAGCGGGATGCTCCTGA
- the nadC gene encoding carboxylating nicotinate-nucleotide diphosphorylase — MKQVLGRFDAPLPAAETMDPVLYGALAEDRAQEDRTTLPIVPEGLRARGRVVAREPGVLAGAGVFRRVFECLGKCGEEADELSFDGMRDGEVFAPGDEVLRVEGPGRILLTGERTALNFLQRLCAVATATRACVDAAQGKVAICDTRKTTPGLRALEKYAVVVGGGRSHRWSLADMVLVKENHVELAGGIGAAIDAVRRDAASAELPLTVEARTEAEAMEAADCGADRILLDNMEPEVMRAIADALADRPGRPELEASGGMHAGSIAAVADAGVDVVSVGLVTHGAGALDLSFLTERVTR; from the coding sequence ATGAAACAAGTTCTCGGCAGGTTTGATGCGCCGCTCCCGGCAGCGGAGACGATGGACCCGGTGCTGTACGGAGCGCTTGCGGAAGACCGTGCGCAGGAGGATCGCACGACACTCCCGATCGTGCCGGAAGGGCTTCGCGCACGGGGACGGGTTGTGGCTCGCGAACCGGGAGTGCTGGCTGGCGCAGGCGTCTTTCGGCGCGTGTTCGAATGCCTCGGGAAGTGCGGGGAAGAGGCGGACGAACTCTCCTTTGACGGAATGAGAGACGGGGAGGTCTTCGCCCCCGGAGACGAAGTCCTCCGCGTGGAGGGGCCGGGGCGTATACTCCTGACCGGAGAGCGCACGGCGCTGAACTTCCTTCAGCGGCTGTGTGCCGTGGCGACGGCCACCCGCGCATGCGTGGACGCCGCGCAGGGAAAGGTGGCCATCTGCGATACGCGCAAGACCACGCCGGGGCTGCGTGCGCTGGAGAAGTACGCGGTCGTGGTCGGGGGCGGGCGAAGCCACCGCTGGAGTCTGGCCGACATGGTTCTCGTGAAGGAGAACCATGTGGAACTGGCGGGAGGGATTGGCGCGGCGATCGACGCCGTCCGGCGCGACGCGGCCTCCGCCGAACTGCCCCTGACAGTGGAGGCACGGACCGAGGCCGAGGCGATGGAAGCCGCGGATTGCGGGGCGGATCGGATCCTTCTCGACAACATGGAGCCGGAGGTCATGCGCGCCATTGCGGACGCGCTGGCGGACCGTCCCGGCCGACCCGAACTGGAAGCGTCGGGCGGGATGCACGCCGGGAGCATTGCCGCGGTGGCGGATGCGGGGGTGGATGTCGTCAGCGTCGGGCTGGTGACGCATGGAGCGGGCGCGCTGGACTTGTCCTTCCTCACGGAACGAGTGACCCGGTGA